One Sodalis praecaptivus DNA segment encodes these proteins:
- a CDS encoding DUF1007 family protein: MNGNLPGWGRRLLLLAALLSPMVSFAHPHSFIAMRATFINQAETLTGVHMRWTMDEMTSADLLYDAGDAPAGSVIWKKLAAQVMANVLGQHYFSELYHQGKRVKFDNLPPAYQLSREGHKAVLDFVLPLAEPQPLAGQTFTLSTFDPTYFVDMTYKDAAALVLPPAMAQRCKVTLTTPDPDASWQEYARSLDKADAPPPDKDLGRQFAQTVTLTCR; this comes from the coding sequence TTGAACGGAAATCTGCCTGGATGGGGCCGGCGCCTGCTTTTGCTGGCCGCACTGCTGTCGCCAATGGTGTCTTTTGCCCATCCGCACAGTTTTATCGCTATGCGCGCCACGTTTATCAACCAGGCGGAGACGTTGACCGGCGTGCATATGCGCTGGACGATGGATGAGATGACCTCCGCCGATCTTCTCTACGATGCCGGTGACGCGCCCGCCGGCTCGGTGATATGGAAAAAACTGGCGGCGCAGGTCATGGCAAATGTCTTGGGGCAGCATTATTTCAGCGAGCTGTACCATCAGGGGAAGCGGGTAAAATTCGACAACCTGCCGCCGGCGTATCAGTTATCGCGGGAAGGCCACAAAGCAGTGCTGGACTTCGTGTTGCCGCTGGCGGAGCCGCAGCCCCTGGCAGGACAGACCTTTACGCTCAGCACCTTCGACCCCACCTATTTCGTAGATATGACCTACAAAGATGCTGCCGCGCTGGTGCTGCCGCCGGCGATGGCGCAACGCTGCAAGGTAACGCTGACCACACCCGATCCTGACGCATCGTGGCAGGAGTATGCCCGCTCGCTGGACAAGGCGGACGCGCCGCCGCCGGATAAAGATCTCGGCAGGCAATTCGCCCAAACGGTCACGCTGACCTGCCGCTAA
- a CDS encoding YadA C-terminal domain-containing protein: protein MSSKKLKSELLFSSTLSESPYSTKYNSNRESTMRGSLPRKAMLSYCILGILSAFSHSAIAHGPEKITPIENDEQFLTGVPDPNTRNANQEGLRGILNSNPFGVADGGLTGQRTNSPAPATAATSGENAAVLPTPPAAAASPTVAAGSSKATSVTTTEPVAVTAHKESAAVPPTPPAAAAAASPIAVAGSSKATPVTTTESVAVTAHNESAAVPPTLPAAAASPIAVAGSSKATFVTTTEPVAVTAHNESAAVPPTHAIDTLSPAAPAENLMAPPAATPAPATAAVIKDPSSASDAESDNEKSQDKRRSKKKKKLKQAALNHAKGTGHAEDNAKTAADASVKHKSSVQNPAQSAGQTLEQEQAAMNARRPVDSVAANAGNLTLAAGSSPSAVAQQRHGAALSRGQNINQASNPEDMFTYDPQTGVMHVGENAVGTTISIAGRQGDRGITGLADGVHNNDAANVGQLNRVNNTATSAQALAQKNTARIKDIENKLSKTNTKIDRGLAASAALTGLFQPYGVGKINFTAGMGGYGSSQAIAVGSGYRISENTAFKAGVAYSGGSNVMYNASFNLEW, encoded by the coding sequence ATGAGCAGCAAAAAATTAAAGTCGGAATTATTATTTTCATCCACCTTAAGTGAATCGCCGTATAGCACAAAATATAATTCCAATAGAGAATCAACCATGAGGGGTTCCTTGCCGAGAAAGGCAATGCTGTCCTATTGTATTTTGGGAATCTTAAGCGCATTTTCCCATTCCGCCATTGCGCACGGGCCAGAAAAAATTACGCCAATAGAGAATGACGAGCAATTCTTAACGGGCGTGCCCGATCCCAATACGCGCAATGCGAATCAGGAAGGCCTGAGAGGAATTCTCAATTCTAATCCGTTTGGTGTCGCGGATGGGGGTTTGACGGGACAACGGACAAATAGCCCCGCGCCGGCAACGGCAGCCACATCGGGCGAGAATGCGGCGGTACTGCCTACCCCTCCCGCCGCCGCTGCTTCACCCACCGTAGCGGCTGGAAGTAGCAAGGCAACTTCCGTTACCACCACCGAACCGGTAGCGGTCACAGCACATAAAGAGAGCGCGGCGGTACCGCCTACCCCTCCCGCTGCCGCTGCCGCTGCTTCACCCATCGCCGTGGCTGGAAGTAGCAAGGCAACTCCCGTTACTACCACCGAATCGGTAGCAGTTACGGCACATAACGAGAGCGCGGCGGTACCGCCTACCCTTCCCGCCGCCGCTGCTTCACCCATCGCCGTGGCGGGAAGTAGCAAGGCAACTTTCGTTACCACCACCGAACCGGTAGCGGTTACGGCACATAACGAGAGCGCGGCGGTACCACCGACCCATGCCATTGACACTCTCTCCCCGGCCGCACCGGCTGAAAATCTCATGGCTCCCCCTGCCGCCACCCCAGCGCCGGCAACGGCTGCGGTAATAAAAGATCCCTCTTCTGCCTCTGATGCGGAATCTGACAATGAAAAATCTCAAGACAAACGACGCAGCAAAAAAAAGAAAAAACTCAAGCAGGCCGCCCTTAATCACGCAAAGGGGACCGGACACGCCGAAGATAATGCAAAAACGGCGGCTGACGCGTCAGTCAAGCACAAAAGCAGTGTACAGAATCCAGCACAATCTGCGGGTCAAACGCTTGAGCAGGAACAGGCGGCTATGAATGCTCGTCGTCCGGTGGATTCCGTTGCCGCCAACGCCGGCAATCTCACCCTAGCGGCAGGGTCATCCCCCTCAGCGGTGGCGCAGCAGCGCCACGGAGCGGCGTTATCAAGGGGACAAAACATCAATCAAGCCTCTAACCCTGAGGACATGTTCACTTATGACCCGCAAACGGGCGTCATGCATGTTGGTGAAAACGCCGTGGGCACCACAATTTCCATAGCGGGTAGGCAAGGCGACAGAGGCATCACCGGTTTAGCCGATGGCGTTCATAACAATGATGCCGCTAATGTCGGGCAACTAAACCGGGTCAATAATACGGCGACATCAGCGCAAGCGCTGGCGCAGAAAAATACAGCTCGAATCAAAGATATTGAGAATAAATTATCCAAAACCAATACCAAAATTGACCGCGGATTAGCCGCTTCCGCCGCATTGACCGGGCTATTTCAGCCCTATGGCGTAGGTAAAATCAACTTCACTGCGGGCATGGGGGGCTATGGCTCGTCCCAGGCAATAGCCGTCGGTTCAGGGTATCGCATCAGTGAGAATACCGCCTTTAAGGCCGGGGTCGCCTATTCCGGCGGCAGCAATGTCATGTACAACGCGTCCTTCAACCTGGAATGGTAA
- a CDS encoding metal ABC transporter substrate-binding protein has translation MKRFTLSIAMALIVVSPTALAKTVDAVASFSVLADIVRQVGGEHVKVTELVGPDGDPHAFEPAPKDSQALAKADVVFVSGLGLEGWIDRLVTASGYRGKVITASDGVSPRKMEEDGKTITDPHAWNSARNGALYARNVMNALIATDPQDADYFRQRGEAYIQQLEKLDAWAKAEFAAIPQGKRKVLTSHDAFGYFGAEYGVQFLSPVGFSTESEASASNVAGLIDQIKQEHIATYFIENQTDPRLVKQIASASGAQPGGELYPEALSAKDGPAATYEAAFRHNVTTLAGSMK, from the coding sequence ATGAAACGTTTTACGCTGTCAATTGCGATGGCATTGATCGTGGTCAGCCCGACGGCGCTGGCGAAAACCGTAGACGCGGTGGCCAGTTTTTCGGTGCTGGCGGATATCGTTAGGCAGGTTGGCGGTGAGCATGTCAAGGTGACCGAATTAGTCGGGCCGGACGGCGATCCCCATGCCTTTGAACCGGCGCCGAAGGACAGCCAGGCGTTGGCGAAAGCGGACGTGGTGTTTGTCAGCGGGCTGGGGCTTGAGGGCTGGATCGATCGCCTGGTCACCGCTTCTGGTTATCGGGGTAAAGTCATTACCGCTTCCGACGGCGTCAGTCCGCGCAAAATGGAAGAGGATGGCAAAACCATTACCGACCCGCACGCGTGGAACAGCGCCCGCAATGGCGCCCTGTACGCGCGTAACGTCATGAATGCGCTGATAGCCACCGACCCGCAGGACGCTGACTATTTCCGTCAGCGCGGCGAAGCGTATATTCAGCAATTGGAGAAGCTCGACGCCTGGGCTAAGGCGGAATTTGCCGCCATACCGCAGGGAAAACGTAAAGTGCTGACCAGCCATGATGCCTTTGGTTATTTTGGCGCCGAATACGGCGTGCAATTCCTGTCACCGGTCGGTTTCTCCACCGAATCCGAGGCCAGCGCCAGCAATGTGGCGGGGTTAATCGATCAAATTAAGCAGGAACACATCGCCACCTATTTCATTGAGAACCAGACCGACCCGCGGCTGGTAAAACAAATCGCCAGCGCCAGCGGCGCTCAGCCCGGTGGTGAGTTGTACCCCGAAGCCTTGTCCGCCAAGGATGGCCCCGCCGCTACCTATGAAGCGGCGTTTCGCCACAATGTCACCACGCTTGCCGGCAGTATGAAATAA
- a CDS encoding metal ABC transporter permease: MLHLLFDPFVNYGFMRRALVACFALSLSTTPLGSFLLLRRMSLVGDALSHAILPGVAIGYLLSGMSLIAMGIGGFIAGLVVAVLSGWVSSMTQLKEDASFAGFYLGSLALGVTLVSLRGSSVDLLHLLFGSILAVDTDAIRFVGAIASSTFLSLALMYRALVVEAFDAAFLRVNPTGFPRLIQALFLALVVLNLVAGFQILGTLMAVGLMMLPPVAARCWTTSLPRMLALATAIGVFCSWGGLLWSFYASLPAGPTIVLSASLVFFLSVLLGPRGGIALLLRRRRRVVNKEKI, encoded by the coding sequence ATGTTGCATTTGTTGTTTGATCCTTTTGTCAATTACGGCTTTATGCGCCGGGCGCTGGTGGCCTGTTTCGCCCTGTCCCTCAGCACCACGCCCTTGGGCAGTTTCTTGTTACTGCGCCGCATGAGCCTGGTGGGTGATGCGCTATCCCATGCCATATTGCCGGGCGTCGCCATCGGTTATCTGCTGTCCGGCATGTCGCTTATCGCTATGGGCATAGGCGGCTTTATCGCCGGTCTGGTGGTGGCGGTCCTGTCCGGCTGGGTCAGCTCAATGACGCAGCTTAAAGAGGACGCTAGCTTCGCCGGCTTTTATCTCGGATCGCTGGCGCTGGGGGTGACGCTGGTATCCCTGCGCGGGTCCAGCGTCGATTTATTGCATTTACTGTTTGGATCCATCCTGGCGGTGGATACCGACGCCATACGTTTTGTCGGCGCCATTGCCAGCAGCACCTTCCTCAGCCTGGCATTGATGTATCGCGCTCTGGTGGTTGAAGCCTTTGACGCGGCGTTTTTGCGCGTCAATCCCACCGGTTTTCCGCGCTTAATCCAGGCGCTGTTTTTGGCGCTGGTGGTGCTGAATCTTGTGGCGGGCTTTCAAATCCTGGGCACCCTGATGGCGGTGGGATTAATGATGTTGCCGCCGGTGGCCGCGCGCTGCTGGACCACCAGCCTGCCGCGGATGCTGGCGTTGGCGACCGCCATCGGCGTGTTCTGTTCGTGGGGTGGGCTACTGTGGTCATTCTACGCTTCGTTGCCCGCCGGCCCGACCATTGTGTTATCGGCCAGTCTGGTGTTTTTCCTCTCGGTATTATTAGGTCCGCGCGGCGGTATTGCATTGCTGCTGCGCCGGCGTCGCAGGGTAGTTAACAAGGAGAAGATATGA